In the genome of Bactrocera dorsalis isolate Fly_Bdor unplaced genomic scaffold, ASM2337382v1 BdCtg158, whole genome shotgun sequence, the window aatatgtaagaaatcAAACTGAAATTCCGAAAGATTTTCATTCTTATAACAGCGTTTCTTCTTGCCTATGATTGTGAAGAATGgactcaacacttccttttaattgaaatatatatatacatatgtacgaaacTCACTTTAGCTTACcacagtataaaatgtttggttacacccgaacttaaaCTTTCTTTACTTGTTCTTTTATTAGTTTACTTTAGCCTCAGGGCCTAAGCTATATAACACTATATAAGATTTTATgtattaaaagttttaattttaatttaatacttttttttaatataatagcGCGGTGTAAAAAACGATCGTTTTCTCGTGCGGAATTGTAAAGCAGcaataaataaactatttgaACATAACCTTCGCGTTCAGCTTTCTGATGCCTCTTTTGTACACCTGCAAGTACATTTTAATGTAGGTGATTATAAGTTCGGACAAATATCACCACACGCTAAGCTTGTTGAAGCACTCAACCGACTTTATACTTGTATGGAGCGCGTAAATGGTGTGGatggtatattaaatttatgccGATTTAATACCCAAATGGAATTTTGTGATTTAGTAGTTAATTTGGGCAATTGTGCCGTCTTTGAGACTATTTGTAATTTAATCTATGGCAATGATGACAAATTTCGCTTAGTGAATGGGTTGATCCTAAGTGATAACGGTATCACAACTGTAACACCCCTGAAAGTTTTTGCTGGTGCTGAATTTGTGGTTTTGGATTTAAGTAAAAACAAGGTAAAAACTCAAACgagattaaataatatttgtaataaaatttaaaaaattttcacagattACTTCGTCATCTCGTTTATGCCGCGATTTAAGCGAAGTGAAAGCGGACGAATTATTGCTAGCGGGTAACCCGATCACAACTGGCAACAATTATCCAGATTGTCTACGAcctatacaaaaaaattttaaattagttgTAAGTGTGAGTTAGTACTATTTTTATAAagacttatgtatattatttttgaaggatGGTATACCAATCGAGAATTTATCGAAACTCTATTCGCCTTTGGACTACGAAGTAGACATCAACAGGAATGGGCATCGAGTAGATCTAAATAATAAGAAGGATATTCTCAAGTTCCAACAAAGTAATGATTGGCATGCTATTGtggtaaaacaaattaaatggtTACTCCTCgactaaaaattgtttttcatatatatatataaatacatgttattattttttaatataaacagaTACCTGATTCGGGACAAGAATttacaaaacatgaaattatggactatttttttattactgtttCACCAAAGCTATCTGAGATATATCCTTGTTATTATAAGGTGAACATCTTTGTctatacataattttaagtaaaatatttaatttacattttacaaTTCATTCATAGTTTTCGGCTGGTGAACATCAATTTCTGGTGCGCCAATGCTTTGATCAGCTCAAACACTTGGTTGATATttgtaaaatggaaataaatgtTCCACGCTTAACAACTATTGTAGATAAATATTCGGCGCTCTCGGAAATTCAAATAGACAAAACTCTAAAATACTATATGCTAATGAATGTTAGACCGTTCATACAAGGACAAATCGAGCCCATGGAATGTATTGATAAAGCCCTCACACGTCGTTATAACGGTATAAATAGGCAGTTAAATTTGGATAACTTTGAAAGCGTCGAAGGTAAAATCCATTTTTAGAGAAGTGTAAAAAATTAGAAGTGTAATTCGCAGGTTTGGAAAATATTGTCATCAATTTAAGTTCGCCAAAAATTTTGAGGCGAGTTCTAACGCAGGCATCTAGAAAACTTCTTACCAGTTGTGTGGAACTACGTTTGACACATAATAAAATAACGAATGCTAATGTGTCAAAAGTTTTAAACATAATGAGTAATTTAAAAGCTATAGATTTGGGGAACAACTGGATCTTGGATTTGGAGAACGTTAAGAAGCTTTCTGCGCTTGGCTTGAAAACTTTACGCCTAGACGGTAATCCTTTGTGCACCAAATATTCATCCGCTGGTGAATATGTAAAAGCCGTTAGAAGACTCTTTCCAGAGCTGACAAAACTGGTAAGTTTTcgaaatgatatacatacatatttggtaCTCTATTATAATAGGGTTGCCTTTGATATTTCGTGATTAGAGaacaattaatcaaaaaaaatttcttagttAGGTCGTATAATTGACCTTCGAACCATGGTTCTTCTTTCCcttctaaatattt includes:
- the LOC105233981 gene encoding nuclear RNA export factor 2 (The sequence of the model RefSeq protein was modified relative to this genomic sequence to represent the inferred CDS: added 252 bases not found in genome assembly) — its product is MAISRPDEVYQFSNNLPIEVSYKNTTTYTRCNTYDPRVIAQGNSWHQIVVQHNGKFGGRDSMPEILQVIFEAVEGEELFPVAYRRGVKNDRFLVRNCKAAINKLFEHNLRVQLSDASFVHLQVHFNVGDYKFGQISPHAKLVEALNRLYTCMERVNGVDGILNLCRFNTQMEFCDLVVNLGNCAVFETICNLIYGNDDKFRLVNGLILSDNGITTVTPLKVFAGAEFVVLDLSKNKITSSSRLCRDLSEVKADELLLAGNPITTGNNYPDCLRPIQKNFKLVDGIPIENLSKLYSPLDYEVDINRNGHRVDLNNKKDILKFQQSNDWHAIVIPDSGQEFTKHEIMDYFFITVSPKLSEIYPCYYKFSAGEHQFLVRQCFDQLKHLVDICKMEINVPRLTTIVDKYSALSEIQIDKTLKYYMLMNVRPFIQGQIEPMECIDKALTRRYNGINRQLNLDNFESVEGLENIVINLSSPKILRRVLTQASRKLLTSCVELRLTHNKITNANVSKVLNIMSNLKAIDLGNNWILDLENVKKLSALGLKTLRLDGNPLCTKYSSAGEYVKAVRRLFPELTKLDNIEIQNKGYLSSQKNFLCDVRGYDFVNEFVPRFFKCFDSHDRSSLKELYHRNAIFTFSFKYIVAQMTSQNFKRISKYRENCRNILKISDLSRAHTSIFLGANQIMEVFFQLPSTRHDLLTFNTDTMIYNENMITLTINGVFYDQAPSVMDTDILMSFTRTFVLMPVETKLGILNKAIKYQIVNEQLSIYNPTSQQLKNTFKYFKGECQDDNDAVTVSDKEALLIMFQEVTKLKPLWCTRFLEDAKWNFKKSLLIFLNFCDNKKIPETAFN